One window of Salvelinus fontinalis isolate EN_2023a chromosome 19, ASM2944872v1, whole genome shotgun sequence genomic DNA carries:
- the LOC129816709 gene encoding uncharacterized protein LOC129816709 has protein sequence MYSTVFSMYSTVFYMYSTVFSMYSTVFYMYSTVFSMHSTVFTMYSTVFSMYSTVFSMYSTVFSMYSTVFYMYSTVFYMYSTVFYMHSTVFYMHSTVFSMYSTVFSMYSTVFSMYSTVFSMYSTVFSMHSTVFYMHSTVFSMYSTVFSMYSTVFSMYSTVFSMYSTVFSMYSTVFSMYSTVFSMYSTVFSMHSTVFSMHSTVFYMYSTVFYMYSSEESTKVSDEDTVYCILLFMQVLYCVHHIILHSADRGMNKESQLSFSVCVCVCVCVCVCVCLCVSVCVCVCVCVCVCVCVCVCVCVCVCVCVSNQMRQIQVTCAKYNLTV, from the coding sequence ATGTATAgtactgtattctccatgtatagtactgtattctacatgtatagtactgtattctccatgtataGTACTGTATTCTACATGTATAGTACTGTATTCTCCATGCATAGTACTGTATTCACCATGTATAGTACTGTATTCTCTATGTATAGTACTGTATTCTCTATGTATAgtactgtattctccatgtataGTACTGTATTCTACATGTATAGTACTGTATTCTACATGTATAGTACTGTATTCTACATGCATAGTACTGTATTCTACATGCATAgtactgtattctccatgtatagcactgtattctccatgtatagcactgtattctccatgtatagcactgtattctccatgtataGTACTGTATTCTCCATGCATAGTACTGTATTCTACATGCATAgtactgtattctccatgtatagcactgtattctccatgtatagcactgtattctccatgtatagcactgtattctccatgtatagtactgtattctccatgtatagtactgtattctctatgtatagtactgtattctccatgtataGTACTGTATTCTCCATGCATAGTACTGTATTCTCCATGCATAGTACTGTATTCTACATGTATAGTACTGTGTTCTACATGTATAGTTCTGAGGAAAGCACTAAGGTTAGTGATGAGGATACAGTATATTGCATACTACTTTTCATGCAGGTACTGTATTGTGTGCATCATATCATACTGCACAGCGCTGACAGAGGAATGAATAAGGAGAGtcagctctctttctctgtgtgtgtgtgtgtgtgtgtgtgtgtgtgtgtgtgtgtgtgtctgtgtgtgtctgtgtgtgtgtgtgtgtgtgtgtgtgtgtgtgtgtgtgtgtgtgtgtgtgtgtgtgtgtgtgtgtgtgtctgtgtgtgtgtgtcaaatcaaatgcgccaaatacaagtcacatgcgccaaatacaatcTTACAGtataa